A genomic region of Torulaspora delbrueckii CBS 1146 chromosome 7, complete genome contains the following coding sequences:
- the PEX21 gene encoding Pex21p (similar to Saccharomyces cerevisiae PEX21 (YGR239C) and PEX18 (YHR160C); ancestral locus Anc_5.86) translates to MSCQSNPLQQFVGKSDRVGTAGFGARFNSQEQFPPTRSIEHSFLNGQKNDGFLENKFLEVQQPSPVFPAESVSNVWLNQFSSMKLEDPLEFDNEYKKLYAGYQSQQTRRNVAHVSPALHRSIYQPVMRNPVANDVHFEQEFEALERELQDDKDELLDEESPLDYEFQKIASDIVNSTSNSPSPVSSKLSGSKFMGLMRDISGGLVSMRSNELRKSDGSVVGNEFTPVMDNMHKTNDFDVL, encoded by the coding sequence ATGTCGTGTCAAAGTAATCCTTTACAACAGTTTGTTGGTAAAAGTGATAGAGTGGGGACAGCAGGTTTTGGAGCTCGTTTCAATAGTCAGGAACAGTTTCCGCCTACGCGTTCCATAGAACACAGTTTCTTAAACGGTCAAAAGAATGATGGGTTTCTGGAGAATAAGTTCTTGGAAGTGCAACAACCCTCGCCAGTGTTTCCCGCAGAGTCTGTTTCGAATGTTTGGTTGAATCAgttttcttcgatgaaattagAAGACCCGTTAGAGTTTGACAACGAATACAAGAAGCTTTATGCAGGTTACCAGTCGCAACAGACACGTCGAAATGTGGCACACGTTTCCCCTGCTTTGCATAGATCAATTTATCAGCCAGTGATGAGAAATCCTGTGGCCAATGATGTGCATTTTGAGcaagagtttgaagcaCTCGAGAGAGAGTTGcaagatgataaagatgaacttctggatgaagaaagtcCTTTGGATtatgaatttcaaaagattgCTAGTGATATTGTGAATTCGACATCGAATTCACCCTCTCCAGTGAGCTCTAAACTATCGGGCTCTAAATTTATGGGTTTGATGCGTGATATAAGTGGTGGATTGGTCAGTATGCGTTCAAACGAGCTGCGAAAATCGGATGGGAGTGTTGTAGGTAATGAATTCACTCCAGTGATGGATAATATGCATAAGACTAATGATTTTGATGTTCTATAA
- the PFK1 gene encoding 6-phosphofructokinase subunit alpha (similar to Saccharomyces cerevisiae PFK1 (YGR240C); ancestral locus Anc_5.85) has protein sequence MVALQEACYGVAFASVTTNDENKFRDCIQFYHSLGFATVKDFNKFKHGENLILSSGTSQDSLKEAWLEAFKLSEMDESGFRIPQQEAKNKHQSGGALIKIRLVMHEPIKDTNKDACIVTYFTTELGKVIERFPNAEKVSDDLVLIKDPLGNKIGFSPLASPLDEEPTARDFFLDDSATEAGSTVQSANAEILRQTLSGQKKKKIAVMTSGGDSPGMNAAVRAVVRTGIHFGCDVFAVYEGYEGLLKGGNYLRKMEWEDVRGWLSEGGTLIGTARCMEFKERWGRKQAAGNLISQGIDALIVCGGDGSLTGADLFRHEWPSLVEELVKDGKFTKEQVEPYKNLTMVGLVGSIDNDMAGTDSTIGAYSALERICEMVDYIDETAKSHSRAFVVEVMGRHCGWLALMAGIATGADYIFIPERAVPHGKWQDELKEVCQRHRNKGRRNNTVIVAEGALDDLLNPVTTEDVKNVLVDLGLDTKVTILGHVQRGGTAVAHDRWLATLQGVDSVKAVLEMTPSTPSPLIGILENKIIRKPLVESVEATKSVATAIANKDFDAAISKRDTEFIELYENFLSTTVKDDGAELLPEDQRLNIGIVHVGAPSAALNAATRAATLYCISHGHKPFAILNGFSGLIQTGQMKELSWIDVENWHNLGGSEIGTNRSVAADDMGTVAYYFQKAKLDGLIIIGGFEGFNSLKQLRDSRSEYPIFNIPMVLIPSTISNNVPGTEYSLGVDTCLNALVRYTDEIKQSASATRRRVFVVEVQGGHSGFIASFTGLITGAVSVYTPEDKITLSTIREDLALLKENFRHDKGENRNGKLVIRNEQASSVYSTELLANIISESSKDRFGVRTAIPGHVQQGGFPSSKDRVVASRFAVKCVKFIEQWNKKNNIQQDKGAGDEKVLRFKFDIHGNKVSTVEHEDDSAAVICVNGTNVSFKPIADLWEHETNVALRKGEEIHWSEFSRIGDILSGRLKLRAEVEAASK, from the coding sequence ATGGTGGCTCTTCAAGAAGCATGCTACGGTGTAGCATTTGCATCAGTGACtacaaatgatgaaaacaaaTTCAGGGACTGTATTCAATTTTACCACTCTCTAGGTTTCGCTACCGTCAAGGATTTTAATAAATTCAAACATGGTGAAAATTTGATTCTATCTTCTGGTACTTCTCAagattctttgaaggaagcATGGTTGGAAGCATTCAAATTGAGTGAAATGGATGAAAGTGGATTTCGTATCCCACAACAAGAGGCTAAGAACAAGCACCAAAGTGGTGGTGCTTTGATTAAGATTCGTCTTGTCATGCATGAACCAATTAAAGATACAAATAAGGACGCTTGTATAGTGACTTATTTCACCACTGAGTTGGGCAAGGTGATTGAAAGATTTCCAAATGCTGAAAAAGTTTCCGATGATTTGGTCCTTATCAAGGACCCATTGGGCAACAAGATTGGTTTCTCTCCATTGGCTTCTCCATTGGACGAGGAACCAACTGCTAGGGACTTCTTCCTAGATGATAGCGCAACAGAAGCAGGTTCCACAGTTCAGAGTGCCAATGCAGAGATCTTGAGACAAACTTTGAGCGgtcagaagaagaagaagattgctGTTATGACTTCTGGTGGTGATTCTCCAGGTATGAACGCTGCTGTGCGTGCTGTGGTTCGTACTGGTATTCACTTTGGTTGTGATGTGTTCGCTGTTTACGAAGGTTACGAAGGTCTGTTGAAAGGTGGTAActatttgagaaagatggaATGGGAAGATGTCAGAGGTTGGTTGAGTGAAGGTGGTACTTTGATCGGTACTGCTCGTTGTATGGAGTTCAAAGAACGTTGGGGTCGTAAACAGGCTGCTGGTAACTTGATCTCTCAAGGTATTGATGCTTTGATCGTTTGTGGTGGTGATGGTTCACTAACAGGTGCTGATTTGTTCAGACACGAATGGCCATCCttggttgaagaattggtgAAGGATGGTAAGTTCACTaaagaacaagttgaacCATACAAAAACTTGACCATGGTCGGTCTTGTTGGTTCTATCGATAACGATATGGCAGGTACTGATTCTACCATTGGTGCTTACTCTGCTTTGGAGAGAATTTGTGAAATGGTTGATTACATTGATGAAACTGCCAAATCTCACTCTCGTGCTTTCGTTGTTGAAGTTATGGGTAGACACTGTGGTTGGTTAGCTTTGATGGCCGGTATTGCTACTGGTGCTGACTACATCTTTATCCCAGAGAGAGCTGTTCCTCACGGTAAATGGCAAGATGAGTTGAAGGAAGTTTGTCAAAGACACAGAAACAAGGGTAGAAGAAACAACACTGTGATTGTTGCTGAAGGTGCTTTGGATGATCTATTGAACCCTGTCACTACTGAGGATGTCAAGAACGTCTTGGTTGATTTGGGTCTAGATACCAAGGTCACCATCTTGGGTCACGTTCAAAGAGGTGGTACAGCTGTCGCTCACGACAGATGGTTAGCTACTTTGCAAGGTGTTGACTCCGTCAAGGCCGTTCTTGAAATGACTCCAAGCACTCCATCCCCATTGATTGGTATCTTGGAAAACAAGATCATCAGAAAGCCTTTGGTCGAGTCTGTTGAAGCAACTAAATCTGTGGCTACTGCCATTGCTAACAAGGATTTCGATGCTGCAATCTCTAAGAGAGACACCGAATTCATTGAACTATATGAGAACTTCTTGTCTACTACAGTCAAGGATGATGGTGCTGAATTGTTGCCAGAAGACCAAAGATTGAACATTGGTATTGTTCACGTTGGTGCTCCATCTGCTGCTTTGAACGCCGCTACTCGTGCAGCTACTTTGTACTGTATCTCTCATGGTCACAAGCCTTTTGCTATCTTGAATGGTTTCAGTGGTTTGATTCAAACCGGTCAAATGAAGGAATTGTCCTGGATTGATGTTGAGAACTGGCACAACCTGGGTGGTTCTGAAATCGGTACTAACAGATCTGTGGCTGCTGATGATATGGGTACCGTTGCATACTATTTCCAAAAAGCCAAATTGGATGGTTTGATTATCATCGGTGGTTTCGAAggtttcaactctttgaaacaaCTACGTGATAGCAGAAGCGAATACccaatcttcaacatcCCAATGGTGTTGATCCCATCCACTATCTCTAACAATGTCCCAGGTACTGAATACTCTCTTGGTGTCGACACCTGTTTGAACGCCTTGGTCAGGTACACAGACGAAATTAAGCAAAGTGCTTCCGccacaagaagaagagtcTTCGTCGTGGAAGTTCAAGGTGGTCACTCTGGTTTCATTGCCTCCTTCACTGGTCTAATCACTGGTGCAGTCTCGGTATACACTCCAGAGGACAAGATCACTTTGTCTACTATCAGAGAAGACTTGGCTTTGCTAAAGGAGAACTTCCGTCACGACAAGGGTGAGAACCGTAACGGTAAGCTTGTGATCAGAAATGAACAAGCTTCTAGCGTTTACAGCACAGAATTGTTGGCCAACATTATTTCTGAATCGAGCAAGGACAGATTTGGTGTTAGAACCGCTATTCCAGGCCACGTCCAACAAGGTGGATTCCCAAGCTCTAAGGACCGTGTTGTCGCTTCTAGATTCGCTGTCAAGTGTGTTAAGttcattgaacaatggaacaagaagaacaacatCCAACAGGACAAGGGCGCTGGTGATGAAAAAGTGCTAAGATTCAAGTTCGACATACACGGTAACAAGGTCTCTACCGTTGAgcatgaagatgattctGCTGCTGTTATCTGTGTCAACGGTACTAACGTTTCTTTCAAGCCAATTGCTGACTTGTGGGAACACGAGACTAACGTTGCACTAAGAAAGggtgaagaaattcacTGGTCAGAGTTTAGCAGAATCGGTGACATCTTATCCGGTAGATTAAAGCTAAGAGCCGAAGTGGAAGCCGCATCCAAATAA
- the TDEL0G01120 gene encoding uncharacterized protein (similar to Saccharomyces cerevisiae KEL2 (YGR238C) and KEL1 (YHR158C); ancestral locus Anc_5.88), producing the protein MAPFNFKKKKEKKEAHSESPTSTSTPSKGATSTAAFQSYFQQQRQAQAGQQRPHSEPRQQQQFRVYPTPPSSQQRNVSGASTSLVQPQREYTPWNRVKLQDSPFPRYRHVASSYVSDDNRIYVIGGLHDESVYGDTWIINVDDSGTQFSSKTVDISEFTPPPRVGHAATLCGNAFVIFGGDTHKVNSEGLMDDDLYLFNINSFKWTIPHPVGPRPLGRYGHKISIIATNQMKTKLYLFGGQFDDTFFNDLAVYDLSSFRRSDSHWEFLKPKTFVPPPLANHTMVSYDHKLWIFGGDTMQGLINKVFVYDIMSNDWSLVETTGARPPPLQEHAALIYKDLMCVVGGKDEQDIYLNSIYFLNLKSCRWFKFPVFKAGIPQGRSGHSITLLKNNKILIMGGDKFDYACQGEYDLSTSETDMGRGTILYTLDLSRLGDLCPGIFDVSEPFNPTTPPINDSTFAAATKSSQPQPNILTPYNAEVNQTPKATRTPLQQQLETPQSKVIQHSEEDEERPSFKKNEELEVPPRNINRDIRAIKKPVSPVPQLGNSEETPGPRVASLSSEHREDQVSTEDEVGVATVASSPLKGDIKYDSQVQQQVMRAPEPSNLKEAVTIKKIDEPQSPIPNKEAEPANTKSEHAVTKSISRENVSKDVLAHLRSELEQLKLATESKATEASAYIKQLEGEVQKLTSGASKDENGTNLVSLQSRYDILEADHNSMKDHVKEMEKLLSSRFLEVETLNKIVQDQNDKIDEYEKEPSYKTELDSMKEQYASQVKQNEDLKKTLQESDSKFRQDVKNFSAQLNEMISQWRSKDVVKDPEGEGSEKSLNIIGNSRHHQAVINKLQTRLDELLQSSDALQKSREELHTNYQDLKVKHSTLSEELLSKKNELEKYEDDYESILSSATNASKALEMSQQEVQKYKQANKKLKDELEELTYAHESSVGEGSNVSETRLASGSSGTSAQDSNMKFARYNAKINDLKAELYIIKQERDNLKGEVLDLKKKQLVMDEE; encoded by the coding sequence ATGGCAcctttcaatttcaagaagaagaaggagaagaaggaggCTCATTCCGAGTCTCCTACTAGTACATCTACGCCTTCTAAAGGTGCAACTTCCACCGCAGCATTCCAGAGTTACTTCCAACAGCAGAGACAGGCACAGGCGGGACAACAAAGACCCCACAGTGAGCCTCGCCAGCAACAGCAGTTTCGTGTTTATCCCACACCACCTTCCAGTCAACAGCGTAATGTTTCGGGAGCTTCGACTTCTTTAGTACAACCTCAGAGGGAGTATACTCCCTGGAATCGAGTAAAACTTCAGGATTCACCTTTTCCACGTTACAGGCATGTTGCATCGTCATATGTGTCTGATGATAATCGCATCTACGTGATAGGAGGCCTGCATGATGAATCAGTGTATGGTGATACGTGGATCATTAACGTCGATGACAGTGGTACGCAATTTTCCTCCAAGACAGTCGATATAAGTGAATTCACACCACCACCTCGAGTCGGCCATGCAGCTACTTTATGTGGTAATGCGTTCGTGATATTCGGTGGTGATACGCATAAGGTGAATAGCGAGGGTCTTATGGATGATGATCTGTACCTGTTCAATAtaaactctttcaaatggaCTATTCCACACCCCGTAGGACCACGTCCATTGGGGAGGTACGGTCACAAGATATCTATCATTGCTACGAACCAGATGAAAACCAAACTTTACCTCTTTGGTGGTCAGTTCGATGATACTTTCTTTAACGATCTCGCCGTGTATGATTTGTCTTCATTCAGAAGATCTGACTCTCACTGGGAATTCCTGAAACCAAAGACGTTTGTGCCTCCACCTTTGGCTAACCACACAATGGTTTCATACGACCATAAACTATGGATCTTTGGAGGTGACACAATGCAGGGCCTGATAAACAAGGTCTTTGTGTATGACATCATGTCGAATGACTGGTCTCTGGTGGAAACGACAGGAGCAAGGCCACCTCctcttcaagaacatgCAGCACTTATTTATAAGGATTTGATGTGTGTGGTTGGCGGGAAGGACGAGCAGGATATCTACTTGAACAGCATCTACTTTTTGAATCTAAAATCATGTAGATGGTTCAAATTCCCTGTTTTCAAAGCTGGAATACCTCAAGGTCGTTCAGGGCACTCTATTACATTGCTAAAAAATAATAAGATACTAATAATGGGCGGTGATAAGTTCGATTATGCTTGCCAGGGCGAATACGATCTCAGTACTAGCGAAACGGATATGGGGAGAGGCACTATTCTCTATACTCTTGATTTGTCACGTCTAGGCGACCTGTGTCCCGGCATATTTGATGTCTCAGAGCCCTTCAACCCAACTACACCACCAATCAACGATTCCACCTTCgcagcagcaacaaaaAGTTCTCAACCCCAGCCAAACATTCTCACACCATACAATGCCGAAGTTAATCAAACACCCAAGGCTACAAGAACACCtttgcaacaacaattgGAAACTCCGCAATCAAAAGTTATTCAACATAGTgaggaggatgaagaacgcccttctttcaagaagaacgaaGAATTAGAAGTTCCACCTCGTAACATCAACCGTGATATCAGGGCCATTAAGAAGCCAGTTTCACCAGTCCCACAACTAGGGAATTCTGAGGAAACACCGGGACCGCGAGTCGCATCTTTAAGCTCTGAACACAGGGAAGATCAAGTAAGCACAGAGGATGAAGTCGGAGTCGCCACTGTAGCAAGTTCTCCGCTTAAAGGAGACATCAAATACGATTCACAGGTCCAACAGCAGGTTATGAGAGCGCCTGAACCAagcaatttgaaagaggcCGTgacaatcaagaaaattgacGAACCACAGAGCCCAATTCCCAACAAAGAAGCAGAACCTGCGAATACCAAATCCGAGCATGCAGTTACAAAATCGATTTCGAGAGAAAATGTTAGTAAAGATGTTTTGGCTCATCTGCGGTCAGAATTGGAACAACTGAAGTTAGCCACAGAGAGCAAGGCTACCGAAGCGAGTGCATATATAAAGCAGCTTGAGGGTGAAGTTCAAAAATTGACCTCTGGTGCatcaaaagatgaaaatggCACTAATCTTGTAAGCTTGCAATCCCGTTACGATATACTCGAAGCCGATCATAACAGCATGAAAGACCATGTGAAGGAAATGGAGAAACTATTGAGCTCGAGATTTTTGGAAGTCGAAacattgaataaaattGTGCAGGATCAAAACGATAAGATCGATGAGTACGAAAAAGAGCCTTCGTATAAAACAGAGCTCGATAGTATGAAAGAGCAATATGCTTCGCAAGTTAAGCAAAATGAggacttgaagaagacgttACAAGAATCGGATAGCAAATTCAGGCAagatgtcaagaatttctcgGCGCAACTGAATGAGATGATTTCACAATGGAGGTCAAAAGATGTAGTAAAAGATCCTGAAGGAGAAGGCTCAGAAAAGAGTCTTAACATTATAGGGAATAgtcgtcatcatcaagctGTAATCAACAAATTACAAACGAGGCTGGACGAGTTGCTGCAAAGCAGCGACGCTTTACAGAAATCCCGTGAAGAATTGCATACAAATTACCAGGATCTAAAAGTGAAACACAGCACTTTAAGCGAAGAGTTactgtcaaagaagaatgagcttgaaaaatatgAAGACGATTACGAAAGTATCTTAAGTTCAGCTACAAACGCCAGTAAAGCTCTTGAAATGTCACAACAAGAAGTACAGAAATACAAACAGGCAAACAAGAAACTCAAAGACGAGTTGGAAGAGTTGACCTACGCACATGAGTCATCAGTCGGAGAGGGATCGAATGTATCAGAAACGAGATTGGCAAGCGGAAGCAGCGGTACATCTGCTCAGGACTCCAACATGAAGTTTGCTCGTTATAATGCAAAGATCAATGACTTGAAAGCGGAGTTGTATATCATCAAACAAGAGCGAGacaatttgaaaggtgaAGTGCTTgatctgaagaaaaagcAGTTAGTAATGGATGAAGAGTAA
- the TDA11 gene encoding Tda11p (similar to Saccharomyces cerevisiae YHR159W; ancestral locus Anc_5.87) — MNIDDFIEATDRDLEVDTSTRSGPGSLTPPGLSSPGRSVSGGSGNRRNNILEGNKTHLQQRQFSPLNFSHQDHPLKSSLRPSVNMAAAPRRSATLNKRRSLIQPIVAPKTPDNHGIKSEPSTLVADRAHRQRSDSGASMRSTQAGTEPDISTLLQNLATKELELLDGKHRIEELKKQLNAEDALHQERLRELQELREQVGTHFQRNNVSNMSPTGEKHRTKPKEPEEPTVYVETASNPAGSNEPPQDERHSLWSKPLAILGQFDQIIQHEVERSLHWDQPASPAEDALRQETPDEGGVSRSIWNFVNDVKSGLLGIDEEVENESRPVPKKDRTVRLTSGIKQFKTTNKTEADREANREANKLKFIGGGMSGDEDKQASQGVEMKEL, encoded by the coding sequence ATGAATATTGACGATTTTATTGAGGCGACCGATAGGGATCTGGAGGTGGATACAAGCACAAGAAGTGGTCCAGGGTCACTAACACCACCTGGGCTGAGCTCCCCCGGTAGAAGTGTCTCGGGAGGTTCTGGAAACCGCCGGAATAACATTCTGGAAGGAAATAAGACACATCTGCAACAGCGACAATTTTCACCGCTGAACTTTAGCCATCAGGATCACCCATTGAAGTCCAGTCTAAGGCCTTCGGTGAATATGGCAGCAGCGCCAAGGCGTTCAGCGACTTTGAACAAGCGTCGGTCACTGATTCAGCCGATAGTGGCGCCCAAGACACCCGACAACCATGGAATCAAGAGTGAGCCGTCAACTTTAGTCGCTGATAGAGCACATAGACAGAGATCTGATAGTGGAGCTTCTATGAGATCGACTCAAGCGGGTACTGAGCCGGATATTAGTACTCTTTTACAGAATCTTGCGACTAAAGAGCTCGAGTTGTTGGATGGGAAACATAGGAtcgaagagttgaagaagcaattgaatgCAGAGGATGCATTGCATCAGGAGAGACTAAGGGAGTTACAAGAGTTGAGAGAACAGGTGGGTACTCATTTTCAGAGAAATAACGTGAGTAACATGTCACCAACCGGTGAGAAGCACAGAACAAAGCCCAAAGAGCCTGAGGAGCCTACAGTATATGTAGAGACAGCTTCGAATCCCGCCGGTAGCAACGAGCCGCCGCAAGATGAGAGACACTCACTATGGAGCAAACCTTTAGCGATACTAGGTcaatttgaccaaatcaTACAGCATGAAGTTGAACGAAGTTTACATTGGGATCAACCTGCATCTCCGGCAGAGGATGCCTTAAGGCAGGAAACCCCCGATGAAGGCGGCGTATCAAGATCCATATGGAATTTTGTAAACGATGTGAAGAGTGGGCTATTGGGAATAGACGAAGAAGTAGAAAACGAGAGTCGACCTGTACCGAAGAAAGATCGCACAGTGCGATTAACATCAGGGATTAAACAATTCAAAACTACGAATAAGACAGAGGCGGACCGAGAGGCGAACCGAGAAGCCAATAAGCTCAAGTTCATTGGTGGTGGCATGAGTGGAGACGAAGATAAACAAGCCAGTCAAGGCGTGGAGATGAAAGAGTTATGA
- the TDEL0G01130 gene encoding uncharacterized protein (similar to Saccharomyces cerevisiae REC104 (YHR157W); ancestral locus Anc_5.89), which translates to MSLESARPGSKSVVTLSDFCNRYRISKDVRVSIGVHNEGVFTIDENAFIGIRQTMDNLRQKRQRDEEWLMAGKKLRLSQESLEGNTLDARQDYDENGSGLLPSDLATNYTYHHSGYEDILASEDTLLPRYRTELPFQALSSAGLPSGPPPGLPVRPAILSSEDCHERNSSPPPNR; encoded by the coding sequence ATGTCCCTTGAGAGTGCTCGGCCAGGGTCTAAGTCAGTTGTAACACTGTCTGATTTCTGCAATCGATACAGGATCAGCAAAGACGTGAGAGTATCTATTGGGGTACACAATGAAGGTGTCTTTACTATTGACGAAAATGCCTTTATAGGTATTCGGCAAACTATGGACAATCTTAGACAGAAGCGACAACGAGATGAAGAGTGGCTGATGGCGGGAAAGAAGTTACGTCTATCTCAAGAGTCTCTAGAAGGTAATACGCTCGATGCAAGACAAGATTACGACGAAAATGGTTCAGGATTACTGCCTAGTGACCTGGCTACAAACTATACATATCATCACTCTGGTTATGAGGATATTTTGGCGTCTGAAGATACTTTGTTGCCGCGATACAGAACAGAGCTTCCGTTTCAAGCACTTTCATCTGCCGGACTACCGTCAGGGCCCCCACCAGGACTTCCAGTAAGGCCTGCAATACTAAGCTCAGAGGATTGCCATGAAAGAAACAGCAGCCCTCCGCCTAATCGTTGA